From the Lolium rigidum isolate FL_2022 chromosome 2, APGP_CSIRO_Lrig_0.1, whole genome shotgun sequence genome, one window contains:
- the LOC124690157 gene encoding zinc finger CCCH domain-containing protein 16-like produces the protein MSAAAADLPAVSTRRERRRERKKQRRRRARREAAAVARAAAEALAADPEEERRLRELEEAEADASERARRAFEDAERCWLEAAASRAAEKAAAAAAEEEARATEAAARDKYKDEHRDVSEDEEWDYVEDGPAEIIWQGNEITVKKKMVKVPKKAKDKPQIQEEERPTSNPLPPQSVAVASQSREPSLSARELLEKVAQETPNFGTEQDKAHCPFYLKTAACRFGVRCSRVHFYPDKACTLLMKNMYNGPGLALEQDEGLEFTDEEIEQSYEEFYEDVHTEFLKFGELVNFKVCRNGSFHLRGNVYVHYKSLDSALLAYNSMNGRYFAGKQISCEFVAVTKWKAAICGEYMRSRFKTCSRGVACNFIHCFRNPGGDYEWADWENPPPKYWTRKMAALFGPSDDTVFDKASATLDFEWSRSSDRRRLRSSDDRYVSSRYRDGDAHKRHSSRDYSHSEHEQSSLKHGHSRHRREPPAEHKQQGQEIEDNTGRYSSAMENERVSKKHIGKERRNDHGDGQRDDDKIKSRKHRSERRESVEPGCSDWHSEFTDAGASKSPPGSKSTYNDHKRSRRQSYDDPYLEGRYSTSHKSPRKGRSSKRSSRRSTGDDSYDEKDGERHKYRNHSDLFDDTAPDDRWLATNSDVDSDAKPQSPRSSHRLGKLGSEDNAHPDEDDHYQRSRSRRTKWRMEDDKSSRKRKHHSKSKKGSDSDEDPSDSKDTRNLGSHVCSSRSRSSEDDVSLHRSRKRSRSSRDS, from the exons ATGTCCGCGGCGGCCGCGGATCTCCCGGCGGTTTCCACGAGGAGGGAGAGGCGGAGGGAGCGGAAGAAGCAGCGCCGCCGGCGCGCGCGTAGGGAGGCCGCAGCTGTCGCCCGGGCGGCAGCGGAGGCTCTCGCCGCCGACCCCGAGGAGGAGcgccgcctccgcgagctcgagGAGGCCGAGGCCGACGCGTCCGAGCGCGCGCGCCGCGCCTTCGAGGATGCCGAACGCTGCTGgctcgaggccgccgcctcgcgtGCCGCGGagaaggcagcggcggcggctgcggaagaagAGGCGAGAGCTACCGAAGCTGCTGCACGCGATAAG TATAAAGATGAACACAGAGACGTGTCCGAAGATGAGGAATGGGATTATGTTGAAGATGGACCGGCGGAAATCATATGGCAAGGAAATGAGATCACCGTGAAGAAGAAAATGGTCAAAGTACCAAAGAAGGCCAAGGATAAGCCGCAAATTCAAGAG GAAGAGAGACCTACATCAAATCCACTGCCACCTCAGTCTGTAGCTGTTGCTtctcagagcagagaaccttccttGTCTGCTCGAGAACTACTTGAGAAAGTTGCTCAAGAGACTCCAAATTTTGGAACAGAACAG GATAAGGCTCATTGCCCATTTTACCTCAAGACAGCAGCTTGCCGCTTTGGTGTGCGCTGCAGTAGGGTTCATTTCTACCCTGATAAAGCATGCACATTGCTCATGAAAAACATGTATAATGGTCCAGGCCTTGCTTTGGAGCAAGATGAAGGGCTTGAG TTTACAGATGAAGAGATTGAACAGAGCTATGAAGAATTTTATGAAGATGTGCATACAGAATTTCTGAAATTTGGTGAACTTGTGAACTTTAAG GTATGTAGAAATGGATCATTCCATCTTCGAGGAAATGTTTACGTGCATTACAAATCCTTGGATTCAGCTCTTCTTGCCTACAACAGTATGAATGGACGATATTTTGCTGGAAAGCAG ATATCATGCGAGTTTGTTGCTGTGACAAAATGGAAAGCAGCAATCTGTGGTGAGTACATGAGGTCAAGATTCAAG ACATGCTCACGTGGAGTTGCTTGTAATTTCATTCATTGCTTTCGCAACCCTGGGGGAGATTATGAGTGGGCTGATTGGGAGAATCCTCCTCCTAAATACTGGACTCGGAAGATGGCTGCTCTTTTTGGTCCCTCAGATGATACTGTTTTTGACAAAGCAAGTGCTACCCTAGATTTTGAATGGTCACGCAGTTCAGATAGGAGGAGGCTGAGAAGTTCTGATGACAG gTACGTTTCAAGTAGATATAGGGACGGAGATGCACATAAGAGACACTCGTCAAGAGATTATTCACATTCAGAGCACGAACAGAGCAGCCTTAAGCATGGGCACAGCCGACATAGAAGAGAACCGCCTGCAGAGCATAAACAACAAGGCCAAGAGATTGAAGATAATACTGGTAGATACTCTTCTGCCATGGAAAATGAAAGAGTGTCTAAAAAGCACATAGGCAAAGAAAGAAGAAATGACCATGGTGATGGACAACGAGACGATGATAAAATCAAGTCTAGAAAACACAGATCTGAACGGCGTGAAAGTGTGGAGCCTGGATGTTCTGATTGGCATTCAGAATTTACTGATGCAGGCGCCAGCAAGAGTCCTCCAGGCAGCAAGTCCACGTACAATGACCACAAAAGGAGCAGGAGGCAATCCTATGACGATCCCTATCTTGAAGGGCGCTATTCCACTTCACACAAATCACCAAGAAAAGGGCGCAGCAGTAAAAGAAGCTCCAGGCGTTCCACAGGAGACGATTCTTATGATGAGAAAGATGGTGAAAGACACAAATACAGAAATCACAGTGATCTTTTCGATGACACTGCGCCTGATGATAGATGGTTAGCGACAAATAGTGATGTTGATTCTGATGCAAAACCTCAATCCCCGAGGTCAAGCCATAGACTTGGTAAGCTTGGAAGTGAGGATAACGCTCACCCAGACGAGGATGATCATTATCAAAGGTCCAGGAGTAGGCGTACTAAGTGGAGAATGGAGGATGACAAGAGCAGTAGGAAAAGGAAGCATCACAGCAAAAGCAAGAAGGGCAGCGATAGCGACGAAGATCCTTCAGACTCGAAAGACACTAGGAATTTGGGCTCTCATGTGTGTAGTAGTCGATCAAGAAGCAGCGAGGACGATGTTTCATTGCACAGATCGAGGAAGAGAAGTCGCAGTAGTCGTGATTCGTGA
- the LOC124687324 gene encoding uncharacterized protein LOC124687324: MTRASLPGRCGPQAPRLWGVSWRWSRLPRRPGRRLYWWRRFRRLPSIVASQPQQRQLPSRGPPGSGRFFSSSLIPTAVVMACSHSRARVPVWIFLPCCGATGRRSPPSAYRFCFFPN; the protein is encoded by the exons ATGACGCGGGCTTCTCTTCCCGGCCGATGCGGTCCTCAGGCTCCGAGGTTATGGGGAGTGTCTTGGCGGTGGTCGCGCCTTCCCCGTCGTCCTGGCCGGCGTCTGTATTGGTGGAGGCGCTTCCGTCGTCTCCCCTCCATCGTGGCGTCCCAGCCCCAGCAACGGCAGCTTCCTTCGCGCGGGCCGCCGGGCTCTGGGCGCTTCTTCTCTAGCAGCCTTATCCCGACGGCGGTGGTCATGGCATGCTCGCACTCCAGGGCACGCGTGCCGGTCTGGATCTTCCTCCCCTGCTGCGGCGCCACGGGGAGACGAAGTCCTCCATCGGCGTACAG GTTCTGTTTTTTCCCAAATTGA